The following DNA comes from Streptomyces sp. NBC_00273.
CGCGGTCCGTGAGCCACCGCAAGGTCATCCTGGACGTGGCCGCGCAGACCGGCGTCGTCGACGTGACGGCGCTGGCGGAGGCCCTGGACGACGGCCGTGCCCGCAGCAACCTCTCCGGCCAGACCGCGGTCGCCCGTACCGAGGCGGTCAGTTGCAGCCCGCACCTGTTCCTGCCCGACGGCAGCGACTGGGCCAACCCCGGGATCGACGTGCGCTGGGAAGGCTCCTACGGCGTCGGCTTCCCGGTGATCGAATCCGACGACCCGACGATCTACGAGGACCTTCTCCTGGCGACTGCCACGGGCTGACGCTGCGGCCGGGCACCTCACCGGCCTGGGGGCAGTCGTCCACACGCAGAGCACCGACCAGAAGACCGCCGTCGTAGATGCCGTCCTGGCCGTCGCCGAGGAGATACGCGTAACGCCGGCCCAGATGTCGGTGGCCTGGGTGAGGGAGCGTGCCGCCCGGGCCGCGCCCTCGCTCACCCCGGTCATCGGGCCGCGCAAGCCACACCGCACTGGGTGGACACCCGCCCGAGCACGGTGGTGAGTTCATCTTCGGGCGGCCCGAGACCTGGGGCGAGGTCACCGCGGTGACTGTCACCAACACCGACCGGTACGGGACCGCGACCCCGCTGGCGTGGGACCGGCTCCAACCCCGGTTGACCGGCCGGGCGGGGTGGATCGACCACGAGGGACCGTTGCCGATCACCGAGGGCATCGTGATCTGCGAGGCGGTCGAGAAGCTGCCCAGCGGCGGGGTGAACAAGTCGGTCTGACTGTGGTGTTCGGTACCGGCGGAGTGCGTGCTCGGCAAGACCCGGCGGCCGAGGTCATGAGCGGCACTCCCCTGCGGTGACGTTCGCCGTGATCAGGCGGAGCAGGTATCTGGCGGTGGGTTCCTGTTCCGGAGTCAGGTTCATCGCATCGCCGATGGCGAGCGGGACGGTCCGCGCCTTGCCCTGAAGGGGCCGCACCAGCCTCGGTGAGACGCACGGCGACCGAGCGCTCGTCGTCCACGCGCCGCTCGAGCAGGACCATGCCGTTTGCTTCGAGGTGCTTGAGCAGCGGGGAGAGCGTGCTGGACTCCAGCTGGAGCGCGGCGCCCAGGTCCCGTACGGAGAGGGAGTCCCGCTCCCAGAGGGCGAGCATCACCGGAGGCGGCGACGGCCCGGCCGGCGCGGACTGCGAGCGTTGGCAGCCCTGCCCTCCCGAAACTCCCGTGCAGTACAGGGGTAGACGGGAAGAGGTTCCTCAACGGCGCGGGAACCTGAACCTGCCCGCTCAGGCTGGAAGTGCCGAGCCAGCGGGCAGGGTCCAAGTGGGCAGGGGACGCCGCAGTCGGCCCTCGCCCGGCACCCCCTTGCGGCGTGTTGGGGCGTGCGCCGGCGGGCCGGACGCAGGATTGCCGCCCGCGCAGCAGCTGTTCAGTCGAAGTAGTGGTCTTGGTCCAGATCTCCGATGAGGTCCGACTGTGTCGGCTGCCATCCCGTCAGCTCGCGGGTGAGCGTGCTGGAGGCCGGCTGGTCGGCCGCGAGGACGGGGGCCAGCCAAGCGAAGTGCTCGGCTGCACCCTCAGGAGAGACGGGTGCCACGGGCAGGTTGAGGTGGCGCCCGATGACCTCGGCGATGTCACGGAGAGGAACGCCTTCGTCTGCGACGGCGTGCAGCGTCGATCCCGCGGGCGCCTTCTCCAGCGCGAGGTGGAACAGGTGCGCGGCATCAAGGCGGTGCACTGCGGGCCAGCGGTTGGTTCCGTCGCCGAAATAGCCGGAGACTCCCTTGTCGCGGGCGATTCGGACGAGAGCCGCGATGAAGCCGGGGTCCCCGTCGCCGTGGACGGTCCGGGGCAGGCGCACGACGGAGGAGCGAACGCCGCGGGAGGCCAGGGAGAGCGCCCACTCGGAGGTGGCGGCGCGGGCCTGCGGGCCGGCGGCCTGGGCCGGGTCGAGGCCGTGCCCGTCGTCTTCGGTTGCCACGCGTCCGGGCTCCGCGGGCGTCCCGGCAGCGATGACGAACGGCCGGCCCGTACCCGCGAGCGCCTCGCCGATCGCCTGGACGCCGCGGCGGTCCGCTTCGGCGGCGCCCCGGAAGTCCCCCGAGAAGGCGATGTCGTGTTTGAAGGCGAGGTGGATCACGCCGTCCGATGCGGCAGCCGCGCCGCGCAGGACGTCGAGGTCGTCGAGAGTGCCGCGGACCGCCTCGGCCCCGGCCGAGGCCAGGGTGGCGGCTGAGGCGTCAGAGCGGGCGAGCCCGGCGACCTGATGGCCCGCGCCGATGAGCGCGGGTACGACGGCGGAGCCGATCCAGCCGGACGCACCGGTGACGAAAACGCGCATGTGAAAGACCTCCTTGACGGGCCACTCACCCTTGCCGCGAGATTTCACAGCAACATGGCGATGACAGTGACTGACATCGAGAGTACATCTGACGTCAGTCACTGTCATCACGTAGGATCGGTCACATGGGTCGATGGAAGCCAGACGCACGTGGACGGCTGGAGCAGGCAGCACTTGAGCTGTACGGCGAGCGCGGGTTCGAACAGGCCACCGCGAAAGAGATTGCCGAGCGGGCGGGGCTGACGGAACGGACCTTCTTCCGGCACTTCGCCGACAAGCGCGAGGTCCTGTTCCCCCACGCGAACCCGCTGCGGGAGTCCCTCGTGACCGCCCTCGACGACGTCCCCGATGCGGCGGCGCCGATCGACGCGGTGGCCGCGGCACTGGGGAGTGCCTGCGGCCTGTTCGCGGAACGCCGTGAACTCGCCCGACAGCGCCAGGCCGTCATCGACGCGAACACCGAGCTCCAGGAGCGCGAACTGATCAAACTCGCTTCCCTCGTCTCCGCCCTGGCCGAGGCACTGCGCCGACGCGGCGTCGCCGACCCGGCCGCGATCCTGGCCGCCGAGGCCGGTGTCGCCGCCTTCAAGGTCGCGTTCGGACGCTGGATCAACGAGCCCGACCAGCAGGATCTCGCGCGCCTCGTCCGCGCCTCGCTGGAGGAACTCAAGGCCGTGACCGCGGGCAAGTGATCATCGACGCCAGTGTCGGTCGTGCACCTGTTCGCACGGGTGCGCCCGCGCGTCGACGGGGCGGCAGCCCCCGTTATGTTTTTCGCGGTCCTGCAATGGGGCTGCTGGCCTCCGGGCCCGGTATGACTGTGTCCCCTCTGTCGAACGGATGACCTGGGGGGTGGTGTCGCCGGGCTCGTGGGGTGCCGTCGGAGACGCTGATGAGAGGTCCGGCCACCGCCCGGTCCGGCGTAATGCCGGGCAGTTCGCGGGCGGCAGGTCTGCATAACGTGGATGCGCGAGCACGGTGCCACTGCCGAGGCCGGCACGTTCAACGAGCTGGAGAGGGTGCGATGTTCGACACCGAAGGCATAGGCGTCTTCCTCGGGTTGGACGTCGGCAAGACCGCCCACCACGGCCACGGGCTCACCCCGGCCGGGAAGAAGGTCTTCGACAAGCCGATGCCCAACAGCGAACCGAAGCTGCGGGCCGTCTTCGATAAACTCAAGGCCAAGTTCGGCACTGTCCTGGTGATCGTGGACCAGCCCGCCTCGATCGGCGCCCTGCCCCTGACCGTCGCCCGCGATGCGGGCTGCGAGGTCGCCTACCTGCCCGGACTGGCCATGCGACGGATCGCCGACCTCTATCCGGGAGAGGCGAAAACCGACGCGAAGGACGCGGCGGTGATCGCGGACGCGGCCCGGACGATGCCTCACACTCTGCGGTCGCTGGAGCTGACCGACGAGATCACCGCCGAGCTCACGGTGCTGACTGGCTTCGACCAGGACCTCGCGGCCGAGGCCACCCGCACCTCCAACCGGATCCGCGGGCTGCTGACCCAGTTCCACCCCAGTCTCGAGCGGGTGCTGGGCCCGCGCCTGGACCACGCCGCCGTCACCTGGCTCCTCGAGCGCTACGGATCCCCGGCCGCACTACGGAAGGCCGGCCGTCGCAGACTCGTCGAGGTGATCCGGCCCAAGGCCCCGCGCATGGCCGCCCGGCTGATCGACGACGTCTTCGACGCCCTCGACGAGCAGACCGTAGTGGTCCCGGGAACCGGCACCCTCGACGTGGTTATCCCGTCGCTGGCCCGCTCGCTGGCCGCGGTCCACGACCAGCGCCGGGCCCTGGAAGCCCAGATCAACAGCCTGCTGGAGGCCCACCCTCTTCACCAGGTCCTGACTTCGATGCCGGGAGTCGGAGTCAGGACCGCCGCCGTCCTGCTGGTCACCGTCGGCGACGGCACTGGCTTCGCCAGTGCCGCCCACCTCGCCTCCTACGCCGGCCTCGCCCCCACGACCAGGTCGTCGGGAACCTCGATTCATGGTGAGCACGCACCACGAGGCGGAAATCGGCAGCTCAAACGCGCAATGTTCCTCTCCGCCTTCGCCTGCATGAACGCCGACCCGGCATCCCGCGCCTACTACGACCGGCAAAGAGCCCGCGGCAAAACCCACACCCAGGCCCTCCTCCGACTCGCCCGCCAACGCATCAGCGTCCTGTTCGCCATGCTCCGCGACGGCACCTTCTACGAATCCCGGACCCCCGACGTCACTCTCGCCGCATGACCACCCCAAACACCCGCATACCAGGCACCACGTCCTTGACGAAGGACATAGAGACACCCCCCCGGATGCGCATCCTCGTCCTGACCTCTGGGAACGCCGAGGCCGAGAACCGACCCAGGGCGAGGAATTGAGGGAGCGAGAAGACCGTGGGCCAGTCGTGGTCGACCTACGCGTGGCTCATTGGACCGGTTTCGGCGTGGCGGTCGCGGCGTTGGCGTAGCGGCGGGCCAGGTGGGCAAAGGCGTCCGCGAGTTCGGGCGGGCCGACGACCTCGATGTCGGCGTCGAAGCGGCCGAAGGCGGCGGCCAAGGCGGGCCATGACCAGGAGCCCAGGACGAGCCGGCAGCGGTCGCGGCCGAGTTCCTCAACGATGCCGTCGCGGGTGTGGCGGGAGACGGCGGCGGCGGGCATGTGGAGGATCACCTCTCCGCGGCAAGGCCAGTCGTCGGAGCCATCGGAGCCCCGGAACTTGCCGGCCACGAAGGCGGCCACATCGCCTCCGGGCAGTTCGTGTGGGGTGAAGCGGGGCCCCGTAGGGATGCGCGGGGTGATCCGGTCGGCGCGGAAAGTGCGCCAGTCCTCGCGGTCGAGGTCCCAGGCGAGGAGGTACCAGCGTCCGCCCCACGTGACGAGGTGGTGGGGCTGCACCCGGCGCGGTGGAGTTGCGGCGGGGTCATGGCCGTCGGCTCCCAGTGGGGAGGCGGGGGCGTAGTCGAAGCGCAGCACTTCGCGGGCATGGACGGCGGCACTGAGCGTCATGAGCGCACCGCTCGCCACCTGCGGGTCGGGTTGTGGTGCGGGCCGCTCGACGGCGGTGACCTGGAGGACATCGACGCGTCTGCGCAGCCGGGCGGGCATGACCTGCCGGACGGTGGTCAGCGCCCGCATCGCGGCTTCCTCGATGCCGGCACCGGTGGTGGTGGCGATCTGGAGTGCGATCGCGAGGGCGACGGCCTGCTCGTCGTCGAACAGCAGCGGGGGCAGCTCCGTACCCGCGTCGAGCCGGTACCCACCGTCGGGTCCCTTGAAGGCAACGATGGGATAGCCGAGCTCCCTCAGCCGGTCGACATCACGGCGTACGGTGCGCGGGCTGACGTCGAGGCGCTCCGCCAGGAGCGCGCTCGGCCAGTCGCGGCGCGCCTGGAGCAGCGAGAGCAGTGACAGCAGTCGCGCTGAGGTCTTCGGCATGCCTCCATGGTGCCCCGAGAAGCGGACACTCCCTGGCCGCTTCCCCTGTGATCGTCGTCCCGTACCCGAGAACAACCGGAAGGACCTGAAGACGATGACCACCACCGCAACGTCCCCGACCCTCGACGACGAGCGGGCCGACCTGCTCGACCAGCTCAGGGCCGCGCGATCCGCCCTGCTCACCACCATCCGGGGGCTCAGCGACGAGCAGGCGGGCGAACGCCCGACGGCCAGCGCCCTGTGCCTGGGAGGTCTGGTCAAGCATGTCGCGTCCATGGAGGACGAATGGATGCGCTTCGTGGCCGAGGGCCCGTCAGCGATGCGCTACGACCTGCCCGAAGGGGTGACCTGGGAAGACTTCGCGGCGGGCACCGCCCGTGAGTACCCGCAGTGGGCGATCGACCACCGGAACGGCTTCGAAGTGCTACCCGGCGAGACGCTGACCGGCATCCTCCAGCGCTACGAGCAGGTCGCCGAGCGGACCGTGGAGATCATCTCCGCTGCTCCCGACCTGTCGGCCACGCACCGGCTGCCGGAGGCGCCGTGGAACGAGCCGGGGGCCGTGCGCAGCGTTCGCCGGGTGCTGACGCACCTCATCGCCGAGACCGCCCAGCACGCCGGGCACGCGGACATCCTGCGGGAGGCGCTCGACGGGCAGAAGTCGAGCTGACCTGCCGACACCGCCGGATCGGACCGCCGTCCTGATCCGGCGCCGCGCGCCGGACGCGATGGGTCCGGCGCCGGCCGCCCGGCTCCATCAGGCCTGTCAATCGAGGATCAACGGAGAAAGAGGAATCAAGCATGTTCAACGTTCTGGGCGATGTGAACTGGGCCGGCGTCCTGGCCGCCTTCATCGCCTTGGTCCTGCTGGGAGGCGTGTGGTTCGCGTTCCTGTTCAGCAAGCCCTACAACATCTCGCTGGGGCGGGATGCGTCGGAGAAGCCGGTGGCCTCTCCCCTCTTCTTCGCCGGCCCGCCGCTGACCTCGCTGGTGGTCACTCTCACCAGTGCGTTCCTGATGGCGGTGCTGAAGATCGACTCATGGGCGGACGCCCTGGTGTTCGGCCTGGTCGTCGGCATCGGGTACCTGGCGGCGAACACGGTCACCATCGCCATCAACCCCAACTTCCCCCGCCCGCTTCAGTACGCGCTCATCTCGGGCGGCTACAACATCGTCGGAAGCGTGCTCGTCAGCACGGTCCTGGTGGTGATCTAGGGCCTGTGTGATGTCGTGATCAGTCGGCGGTTTTCACCAGGTCGTCGATCCAGATCACGGCGGCGTAGAGGTGGAGGCCGGCGAGGTAGCTGTCCGGGCTCTTGTCGGAGCGGGTCGCGATGCCTCGCCAGGCCTTCAGCTTGTCGATCAGGCGCTCGACGGTGTTCCGTTCCTTGCAGAGATCGGCTTCGCGGCTGAAGGGTCGGCCACCTCGTGCGCCCTTCCTCTTGCGGTTGGCGGCCTGGTCCCGCTTCTCCGGGATGACGGTCTTGATTCCGCGTGTGCGCAGGTAGTCGCGGTTGCCGCGAAACGAGTACGCCTTATCCGCGGCGACCGCGCCGCCCCTTTTGCCGGGCCGTCACCTGCTCCTGCGCGGCTTCTTCCAGGGCTTCATGAGGTGCCTGCTGACGCGCATCCCCGCGGCGTCGTCGTGAGCGCGGACCGTGGTGGAGTCCACGCTCACCAGCGACAGATCCGCTCTGCCCACCCGCGCGCACCCTCGGCGATCAGGCCCTCCAACAGCGCCGTGAACACACCGGCGTCCCGCCACACGCGGAAGCCTCCGTAGACAGTGGGCCAGGGACCGCACTCGGCGGGCATCTCCCGCCGCTGGCCACTGGCCACTGGACCGGAACCGCCAAATCACCCCCCTCGAACTGCTCCCGCAACCGCTCCGGGTACGGGACCTAGAACACCCCCTCCGAGCGGCTCGCGCTCATCGCGACGGGCCCGCACGGAGTCTGCCGTCCGACCCGTCGTCGTACGCAGGTCAGGCTGTGTCCTTCCCGCCCTGCCCGGCGGCCAGGCCATACGGGACGCGACACGGCCCTCAAAGGGGAGGCGGGTCATCCCGCGTGTCACCCTCCGGCGGTACCTCATCGCAACGTCATGCCATGGCGGGCGACGGGAGCCAACCGGGGACGGGCGCGTGCCGCCCACGAAAGGGAACCGCTGCCCTACCGTCAGGAGTCGCAGCCGAAGGAGAATCGAGCAGGGCCCAAGCTCCTCCCCACCACACCGACGGGCCGTGCACCGGAACAGTCACGTCCACGGCAGCCAGCAACCGCGGAGATGCGCTTCTTACGGCAAGCAGCTCGATCACTCCATGACAGCCATGATCAGAACCAATGGTCGGCGAACGCAGGCACAACCGCCCCAACCAGGCTGACGCCCACCCAGTGTCCACAAGCGCACCCGTTCCCAGAACGGACCGGCGGTGCTGGGTGACACGTGTACTCGAGGAAGCTCGGAGCCACCCTGCGTTTCAGCTACGCCGCACCCGCCGATCGCACGTGTCCACCGGTCGGTGGACAGCCGGTCCATCAGTCGATTGTCCAGGTCCACCCCTCCCGCTCCCTAGCCTTGGAGTGGAAGATCCGGGAGAGCCGCAAAGCGCCCCCGTACTCATCGAAACGAGGGGTTGCCCCATGAGCCCGTTCCTGACCGCCTTGATCGCCAGCGGGGTGATCCTGATCATCATCCTGTCCACCGACCTGGGTACCCGCCAGATCACCAACATGCGGCTGCTGCGCTCGATCATCGCGATCGCGATCATCATCGCGCTCTTCGTCCACACGCTCCCCCTGGGCGGAAACGACCCCTGGCTCCAACTGGCCGGTATCGGTGCGGGAGTCATCTGTGGCCTGATCGCCGCGGCTCTGCTGCCCGCCCACCGAGGCTCCGACGGTAACGTCTACACCAGGGGCGGCATCGCCTACGCGATCGTCTGGACCTTGATGTCCGCCTCCCGCGTGCTGTTCGCCTACGGTTCCGAGCACTGGTTCGCGCAGGATGTCATCCTGTTCAGCATCGAGAACAAGCTGAGCGGACAGGACGTCTACTCGAACGCCTTCGTGTTCATGGCCCTGGCCATGGTCCTCACACGCACCGTTGTCCTACTGGTCAAGCGCCGCCGGTTGCGCGGCACCCAGGCCCCGACGACCGACAGTTTCGTAGAAGCATAGAAGCGTTCTGCGGTGACGGGGGTTCCTTCGGTGCCCGCCCGGTCGCACTGCCGGAACAGCATGCTGGGCGGCACGCCCCCGGGACGTGGTCGACCGGTGCCACGTTCACCGGCTCGTGCAGGGCAATTGCGAGGTCCGCCTGTCGGGCCGGAGCTCGAAGCGGACGAGTTCCAGGAGCCGTCCCGTCCCCCTAGGGCCCTGTGCGATGTCGTGATCAGTCGGTGGTCTTGATCAGGTCGTCGATCCAGATCACGGCGGCGCGGAGGTGGAGTCCGGCGAGGTAGCTGTCCGGGCTCTTGTCGCAGCGGGTGGCGATGCCTCGCCAGGCCTTCAGCTTGTTGATCAAGGCTGAACGGTCGGCCACCTCGTGCGCCCTTCTTCTTGCGGTTGGCAGCCTTGCTGGTGAGTCCGCCCCGGGACCTGCCGAGCAGGGCTTCCTTCAGACGGAGCCTGCGTCTGCGCCGGATGCGCCGACGCTCGGCCTGTCCGTTCGGTTCCTCCGCGCCACCCCTCTTCTGCCGGGCCGTCACCTGCTCCCGCGCGGCTTCCTCCAGGGCCTCCATGAGGTGCCTGCCGACGCGCATCCCCGCCGCGTCGTCGTGAGCGCGGACCGTGGTGGAGTCCACGCTCACCAGCGACAAATCCGCTCCGCCCACCCGCGCACCCTCCGCGATCAGGCCCTCCCACAGCGCCGTGAACACACCGGCGTCCCGCCACACGCGGAAGCCTCCGTAGACAGTGGCCAACGGGCCGAACTCCGCAGGCGCCTCCCGCCACTGGCCACTGGACCGGAACCGCCAGATCACCCCCTCGAACCCAAGAATGATCACGACATCACCCAGGCCCTAGTCGTTGAGGTGGGCCAGGAGGAGATTGGGGTCCTTCGCCGTGACGTACGCGGCGCTCAGGACGTAGGCGGTGTCGCCGCGCAGGGCGATGGAGGTGGGGTTCTGCAGGCCGTCGGCAGCGGTCAGGACGGTGGAGTGGGTGCCGTCGGGCTGGACGAGGGCGACCTCGCCGGGGCCGTTGAGGGCGGCCAGGATCTGGTCGCCGTGGCCGGTGAAGGCGAAGTCGTCGATCCCGGCCAGGCCGGTGGCCCGGGTCTGGACCGGGCCGGCGCTACCGTCCCGCAGGACGGGTATGCGCAGGACGGTGCCCCGGTCGAGGTTGGTGACCCACAGCGCCCCGCCCCGGATCTTCAGCCCGTTGGCGCCGAGGAATCCGGTGGAGGACAGTTCGGGGGCGGTGGACCACGTGTGGGGGGTGCCGCCCGCGGTGGGCACGCTCGAGATGGTGCCAAGGACGGAGTCGGTGATGTAGAGGGTCCGGGTGCGCGGGTCCAGGGCCAGGCCGTTGGGCAGGCCGACCGCGGGCAGTTCTGCGATGCGCTGCGGGGTGCCGCCGGGGCGCAGGCGCCACAGGCCGGTCAGGTCGGCGGTGCCGGTGGCGTACAGGAAGTACAGAGTGCCGTCGTGCGCGCGGACGATGCCGGTGGTCAGGGCGAAACCCAGTACCGGGGTGTGGATGCCGCCGTCGGCGGGTGCGGGCAGGGTGGCCAGGATCCGGGTGGATCCCCCGGGGGTGACGTGGGCTACTTGGCGGGCGGCGGCGAAAGTGACGTACGAACTGCCGTCGGGAGCCAATGCGATGTTCTCGGGCGTCTGGTGCCGGGCCAGGTCGAAGTGCGCGGCGATGCGCGCGCAGCTCAG
Coding sequences within:
- a CDS encoding SDR family oxidoreductase, which codes for MRVFVTGASGWIGSAVVPALIGAGHQVAGLARSDASAATLASAGAEAVRGTLDDLDVLRGAAAASDGVIHLAFKHDIAFSGDFRGAAEADRRGVQAIGEALAGTGRPFVIAAGTPAEPGRVATEDDGHGLDPAQAAGPQARAATSEWALSLASRGVRSSVVRLPRTVHGDGDPGFIAALVRIARDKGVSGYFGDGTNRWPAVHRLDAAHLFHLALEKAPAGSTLHAVADEGVPLRDIAEVIGRHLNLPVAPVSPEGAAEHFAWLAPVLAADQPASSTLTRELTGWQPTQSDLIGDLDQDHYFD
- a CDS encoding TetR family transcriptional regulator — its product is MGRWKPDARGRLEQAALELYGERGFEQATAKEIAERAGLTERTFFRHFADKREVLFPHANPLRESLVTALDDVPDAAAPIDAVAAALGSACGLFAERRELARQRQAVIDANTELQERELIKLASLVSALAEALRRRGVADPAAILAAEAGVAAFKVAFGRWINEPDQQDLARLVRASLEELKAVTAGK
- a CDS encoding IS110 family transposase; translated protein: MFDTEGIGVFLGLDVGKTAHHGHGLTPAGKKVFDKPMPNSEPKLRAVFDKLKAKFGTVLVIVDQPASIGALPLTVARDAGCEVAYLPGLAMRRIADLYPGEAKTDAKDAAVIADAARTMPHTLRSLELTDEITAELTVLTGFDQDLAAEATRTSNRIRGLLTQFHPSLERVLGPRLDHAAVTWLLERYGSPAALRKAGRRRLVEVIRPKAPRMAARLIDDVFDALDEQTVVVPGTGTLDVVIPSLARSLAAVHDQRRALEAQINSLLEAHPLHQVLTSMPGVGVRTAAVLLVTVGDGTGFASAAHLASYAGLAPTTRSSGTSIHGEHAPRGGNRQLKRAMFLSAFACMNADPASRAYYDRQRARGKTHTQALLRLARQRISVLFAMLRDGTFYESRTPDVTLAA
- a CDS encoding helix-turn-helix transcriptional regulator, yielding MPKTSARLLSLLSLLQARRDWPSALLAERLDVSPRTVRRDVDRLRELGYPIVAFKGPDGGYRLDAGTELPPLLFDDEQAVALAIALQIATTTGAGIEEAAMRALTTVRQVMPARLRRRVDVLQVTAVERPAPQPDPQVASGALMTLSAAVHAREVLRFDYAPASPLGADGHDPAATPPRRVQPHHLVTWGGRWYLLAWDLDREDWRTFRADRITPRIPTGPRFTPHELPGGDVAAFVAGKFRGSDGSDDWPCRGEVILHMPAAAVSRHTRDGIVEELGRDRCRLVLGSWSWPALAAAFGRFDADIEVVGPPELADAFAHLARRYANAATATPKPVQ
- a CDS encoding DinB family protein, which encodes MTTTATSPTLDDERADLLDQLRAARSALLTTIRGLSDEQAGERPTASALCLGGLVKHVASMEDEWMRFVAEGPSAMRYDLPEGVTWEDFAAGTAREYPQWAIDHRNGFEVLPGETLTGILQRYEQVAERTVEIISAAPDLSATHRLPEAPWNEPGAVRSVRRVLTHLIAETAQHAGHADILREALDGQKSS
- a CDS encoding DUF1761 domain-containing protein codes for the protein MFNVLGDVNWAGVLAAFIALVLLGGVWFAFLFSKPYNISLGRDASEKPVASPLFFAGPPLTSLVVTLTSAFLMAVLKIDSWADALVFGLVVGIGYLAANTVTIAINPNFPRPLQYALISGGYNIVGSVLVSTVLVVI
- a CDS encoding SMP-30/gluconolactonase/LRE family protein; this encodes MFKNKFTLSKTAAAAVVLTAAAVVGATPGVASAVSAPLSCARIAAHFDLARHQTPENIALAPDGSSYVTFAAARQVAHVTPGGSTRILATLPAPADGGIHTPVLGFALTTGIVRAHDGTLYFLYATGTADLTGLWRLRPGGTPQRIAELPAVGLPNGLALDPRTRTLYITDSVLGTISSVPTAGGTPHTWSTAPELSSTGFLGANGLKIRGGALWVTNLDRGTVLRIPVLRDGSAGPVQTRATGLAGIDDFAFTGHGDQILAALNGPGEVALVQPDGTHSTVLTAADGLQNPTSIALRGDTAYVLSAAYVTAKDPNLLLAHLND